CCCTGACGTACCTTCTGATCTCCCCTAGGTGTACCAGTCGTTCATAGCCCTGCTTCTTCCCCAGGATGAAATGGACAATGGGTCTTTTGCCGTTGAACACTTCCTTCATCACCATGTGATAAGAGGTCCTGATCTGTGAGATGAGCCTCCCCAGATTGTTACACAGTAACACCTCTGCAGAGCGGTGCTGTGGCCAAAACAGCACAACTGCAATGAAGTGCAGTGGTAAGTTCTCACTTAATGGGATTTGCTCCCGCAGAACTTGGCAAAGGAGATCAATTAGCGTCTTGTAGGGCAGAATTAGTTTTGATGCCGGTTTGATACAACTCAAGACAACATTAATGTAGATGAAGTTGATTCTCTCCTTCACAGTCGGCCTATCAGATGCACAGACCGAATGTGACAGTTTGGCGATCCTCTCCATAATGTCATGTGGTATACCATTGGAGAGACAATTCAGAATTCCAGAGAAGGTATCAGCTTTGTTCTTCTCCAAGTATTGTCTTTCTTCGTGTAGTTTCAGCATGGAAGACATGGCTTTATTTCTCAAGAGAGCTGCCGAATCCATCTTGCAGAAAAGCTCTGCATACTTTCTGAAGCATCTGAAAAGCTCTCTTTGGGCTACTTGCTCACGACTATCTTTCATTCCAGATCTGGAGCCCAAGTTCACAGAAAAGTTGTCAAGGAAGTCAAAGTTCTCCTTCATCCTATATTTCAGGCTGTAGAGAAAATCCTTAAACTGTTTGAGGATTTTGtagtattgtgtgtgtttgttgtgcctTTTATCACTTTTCTCCACGTCCTCAAGTTTCACATCTCCAGAGAGAACCCTACTCATTAGGTCATGGCGCACATTGTCAAAGGCAAATACAGGAGTATTTGCCAGCACTTCAATGACAAGTACCCCAACCTGAATTTCTCCCAGGCACCCCGCTGTATTAAAAGAGCGTACTCGCTGACTCGACTCTTTCTTGGCAAGGCTCTGTGTTTCCTTGAAGGCATCAGTTGCTGACTGAGCCATTTTGAGAAAAATCTCCAGTTTTTCAGGACTTATGGGTCCTTCCTTGTAGTTTGCGATGGCATTCTTCAGCCCGTGCTTAACAACCTGCGCTGAGGTGTCAGCAAAATATGAGCTGTCTTTGGAAAGTGCTCTTGCTCTCGATGCCCAAGCTTCCGCCTCAAAGAAATCCTTTTCCTTCAGGTAATAGTACCTGGCTAGTAACTGGGAGACAACTGCATCTTTCTCAAATCGTTTTGATGCTTTTTTTAGCACCACCTCTTCCAGTCCTGGGCTCTCACTTACAATGTCTTGAATTAGAGGAGAAAACTGAGATTCATCCACAGAATAATATCTCTTCACCAAAATTTGGTGAACGTCTTTCAGAAGGTTGTCTTTGCCTTGTGTGGTCTCATAAAGCGTGTCTGTGGTCAGCAGGAGGTCCATAATCTCAGCTTTGGTTAaattgtatgttgttgttgttagttcCTGCAAACAGTGCCTCGCAATACTTGAATGGATAATTTTCACAGCTTTGAAAACTACCTTACCCTCAACTGTGCAGGAGGCAACTAATGTGGAGAATTTCCCAAAGCTGTCTTCGACTTTGATGGTTCCACAGATTGGTCTTGGTTGAAGACCAAGAAATTCCTcacacagagagatggagagcgaGGATCCCTTGCAGTACACATTCAACAGAACTAAAACAGCCAAGAGCTGTGCATGTTTCTCATTCATGTTGAAGCTCTTCAGGGTTTTGCGGGCCACACCCTGAACATACTCTGGCTTAAAGTTCTTCTTCATGATCATGAATCCATAGAACGTgtctgcattcttgtgttctttctCTATTGCCACGAGTTTTTCCTCAAACAGTTTCTGCTCCTTCTCAGAGAGATTGTTTCCAATGAATACGGACTCCTCAGTGTGTTCAGTCTGTTCAGAGGACTCTGACATCATACAATTCAGAAGAATTACTTGTGCAGACTTGGACtgaatatttttctttgcaCATTCTTCGTCAATGGCCTGCTGCAAGTCAAATACTTTGTCTTTATCGTCAAAGTCATCAATCATCAGCAAAACAGGCACCTGGGGTAATTGCTCCTCGTGGACATACATTAACAGTTTGACCACTTGATCAGCAACTTCAGCAAAGTCAGCGTTCCTGTCTCTGAGGACAGCACAACGGAATCTGTCCCGGAGAGCCCATAAAGTATGCATGGCCAAAGTTGTCCCACCACATCCAGGCAGATGCATGAGGTTGAACAACACGCAGGCTTTTCCCAGGGAGCACAAATCGGGTATGACTGTGTTCACGATGAAGTCAAACTTGTCTCGTTTGATAAACGGTATGGATCCAGGCTGCTCTGAAAAGTAGAAATTCCACCATGACACTGGTCCTCCTTTGTAGAAGTTCTCCTCTATCATAATTTTGTCCTCGTTTCCTCCTTCACATTGGTTCACACATAATACCTCCAAGGTATTCAGATCACGCTCCACTTTCTTCTCAAGAAGTACGTTACTTCCTCCACCACATGGTAGGAAACGGCTGGATCTGCGATTTTTTGACAAAAGACTAAGGACAGTGCCGTTCACTTCAGGGAAACTGAGCTCATGAATGCATTTACGAGCAATATTGATATTGCACCGAGCATCAACTAGGTTCTTCCAGGAGGTAAATGCATTTTCATTGTCACATATACAAAGGATCTGCTCGGTCCCTTTGAGCTCCTGGTAGAACGTACTGAAAGTCTCAACAAGAGGGTCCATCTTCTCGCTCACTGTTGACCAAAGTAAGAAAATGACCAGGAATCTCTTGTTTGGAAGCACATCTTTCCGACACAAGAATGAAATCACATCTCGAATGGAGGACCCCTTGTCCATCAACCACTCGTCAATGTCTGAGGGTTCCTCTTTCGGAATCCTTCCATTGCAGAACACCCAGCTGGTGATTCGAGTTAATTTCAACTTGTTTGCAATGTCCTCAActccttttgttattttatactGTGCTGGTAGATGGTCATTCACTGTGCTCagttttttaaagtgaaattgTAGCCCATCTTCAGCTGATTCTGGATCAAAGTCCAAAACAGCTATTGGGTTGAGCTCAACCAGAAAACCTAGAGATTCAAAGTGGATTTGATGTGATTTGTTGGTTACAATTATGTACTGCTCAAAGTGTGACTTATCTAAAGATAAGGATCCACCAGTTATCATCTCACTCAATCTAGAGCCCTGAGTACTGCGTTTTATCACATTAAGGTGCTTCTCTTCAGCTTCTTTTCGGAGCTGTGCTCGCTGTGCCTTTCCAGCaacaaactggttgtactcctCCACGGGGAGGAGATCTCTGCTGCTACCGCCTTCTCTGACAAAGAATTGCCTCGATGGTGTTTCTTTAGCTTcagcctttttcttcttttttgtgtcCATGTTTATGTGGTAGATGTTTTCTTCACACATTGTAGAGTCAGGGACTATGTCCACTTCTATAACGCATTTTTCAGATGATGTCTCATTCCTGTTGAGAACACCAACAAATCTTGGCGGTTTGATGCAACTTTGAGCAGCCTTTTGGTGTCTATGCTCAAAATATTTATTGACAGAGTGGATTTGCATTGTATAAGCCTCTTTGTCCCTAACAACCAGTCCCAAAACTTGACCGTGTGTGAAGTCTGGCTTGTCTCCTATCCCAAAATGAATGGTGCCATTGGTGCGGCTGTTCATGCAGGCAGCTGCAAAGCGGGCAACCTCTTCAGTTAACCTGGTCATTGTAGCTTCATCTGCTGTACTGTTAAAAGCTTTATACTCGTGGCAGGGTTCAATCAAGTCTGATGCGCCTGATTCCGTAATATCAAGAATGTCGCTCTCCATGTACCTATATGTATCATTGTACCTACAGAATGGATAGGGCTTGCATGGTCCTCGAGGTAGACCTTTTGAGCTTGTTGGCTCCTCATTGATTAATTTCACCAGCTCATTTCTGGCATGAATGAGAAGTTTTGCTGGTCCAAGAGTCACACCAATGTTTTGTAAATCGTTTGTATCTAAAAGCAAAAGACTTGGCCCATTGATATCCTGCTGGAACAGAATCTCTGGCACATTGTCAGCAACTTGATCCAACTTGAGAGCCCATTGTCTCACATGACCTTTACTCCAATCCTTGATGTCACGTGGCAGACCCTCCTCCTGACTCTGAAATACAAAGGACTGTTATTGTTCCTCATTTGCAACTTGATTCAGTACACTTATTACTTACTCGTCAGTTAGTGTTTGTTTCAACTGTTATTTACCTTCATTTTGTCTCGATCTGCCATGACAGCTTTGGTTCCTCCTTCTCCAACGTAGATTCACTATTGGCAAATAATTCAAATAGAGCAATCAACAATGGAGGACTACATAATATACCGgaacataaaacacaaaccgTCATTGATTTCAGCTTTACCTTCATCTATCCTGATCATCCATGATAGCCGGCTCACTTTTCACAAATCTTGACCACTAACGCTGCAAaagaaattacaaaaatgtaattgacGATTGGGCACCCACCTTTCCCGTCTATTGATACAAATAAAGAGTTAAATTGTATAACAGACGGCCATTCTCAAAGAAAAACTCTATGTAGAAAAATAGGGCTGGCCACGATTGCAGTCCTTGAATGATGACACAATTTTCACAGCCTAAAGACGTAAGCTGCACTGTGCTGTGATGCTGATTTTCTGCTATAAAtactaaaataatgatgaaatgtcctcatgtttctttcttgttgttgttattgacatATTTCATAATTTTGTAACCTAACTTGAAAGTGATCAATATAGGTTACTTTAAAATTCTGATCTGATCTGGATCTGAATTTAAATTTGTTCATAATAATCCAATCCGCTCAATTGTCActaggggtgggggaaaaaattgaTTCTTCAATTTCTCTCTCTAGAGATTCgatctcgattcagaaaagttaataatcggaattaaaaaaaacaaacatccgtctcgcgcgagatatttgctcgctcgcggagcgtgaacttcgttgctcgcgaggttagtctctggtcgcgctcgaaggagttttctacgcgctcgctgttgttctttttgaaagcaagggggcggagccagtcaccatggtctctacatctgattggttacaaaccccgtctttggattggctggagtgatgcattcacacaactatagaagcccatttgcGCACTAATGTAATAAGTGCGGGGTAATGTAATTTCATAttgaaattatgagataaaacgttgtcaaaaaacaaacgcccccttcggtaaccgtagtggaccgtagatgacaaccagctacaaccatcatttaccatcattaccggcacattaagaccaatgcgtccagctcgcagaccggtccgtcagtctgaatctgaatatctaataactttaccgaactatggaggagcctgcgcacatcttacctcattatttccattttccaaaaagtcgatccgtattgaaagttggcaagatattcacagatttggacttttttccggtattttacaaatacggaccggtctgagactaagagcagctttttcttcatttaaaagaaaaatgaatctgtttaatattttttttgacatcggctacttccatattgtgttgaaatgcaagctgcattggttcttgcattgttgatagaaaatcattttttttttctcttataaaataTTAGAGatggtaattcatctgttgattctctttaattatcaaataaagtaggaagtgattagcaacctctgagtagcaaactcagatttgacaaaatttagaaaatcgagatgcatcgataatcgttttatcagtttagaatcgataatcagtttagaatcgatcaTCAGTCTAGAAtcaataatcggtttagaatcgatcaTCAGTCTAGAAtcaataatcggtttagaatcgattgTTGACCTCTGAATTGGAATCgtatcgaatcgtgaggtgccaagagattcccacccctaaatGTCACTGTCAATGGACGGACTGGCCCTTTTACACCTTCTCAGGaaaaggaggtgggggaggggcacCTGTGGGCCGAGGGACATTCAACCAACAGAGTCTGcacggcagagagagagacagtgaacAAAGGACAATAATAGATTATCCAGTTCCTCTACATTTGGTGCCTCCAGACCGTAACAACCAGGGCTTGACGTTAACATTTCTGCTCACTGTGGTTTTTCCAAAGTAACTACTCACTCAGACATTTCATTAGCcacattgtttttgttggcAAATTGAGTTTAGGACATAAAGTACAATATAAAACATTGTACACTCATCAGAAACACGTACACGTACATATGAGaaacacacgcatacatatatactgctgtgtcatacacacacacatatgaaatgcTTACATACGTACAAGTGAAACATTTATACGTATCTGAAACACTCAGATACATGCACATATGAAAAGGttgaatacatatatatatatatatatatatatatatatatatatatgagagagagagagagagagagagttgaaaACATGCATACATGGATTACTGAATCTCTTGCATATGATTACAAAGATATAAAAAGTGTAGATACATATGCAAAGGTTTcacatatatttgtataaaaGTTTCATATGTATTCATACGAGTAATCTCACTAGCAGACAGAAGGCATCTCAGTTACACCGGAAGGGGGAAGCAAAGAGAGCAGGTTTTGAATCTTACGCCCTCAAATGAAATGGGCCGTCTCCAAATAGTTCATGTTCACTAGGCTGTTCCAAGCAAAATGAAGGGCCTCGCTGTGGACTCAGGGAAGTATTTATCAATCCTGACTTTGTCATTGATATTTGGTTGTAACATCAAACCAGGAAGACAAAACAGTCTTCACAATACAGTCCACTTTAACAGAAGCAACTATCAGACAGACATGTTATATGACAACGACAGCATTGTGTTTGACAGCCAGAGGGGAAAACAAGAAGCGACATTCTCAGTGGGTTTCAATGCCGGAAGCAGACAGCTGAGCCAAGTGTGCGACACACACTGACCGAATACCACTTTCATCCCCATCTTACTCTTCATTATTTGCTTTTACATATTCAAAAGACAAAGAAGGGACACTCACCACCACGGTACCGGTGTTTGGTCTGATAAACGCATACGTCTTCAAACAGggaagtgggagacatcaggcTGAAGCAGGAGACATCAGGGTGAAGCAGGAGACATCAGGGTGAAGCAGGAGACATCAGGCTGAAGCAGGAGACATCTGTCTGAAGCAGGAGACATCAGGCTGAAGCAGGAGACATCAGGCTGAAGCAGGAGACATCTGGCTGAAGCAGGAGACATCTGTCTGAAGCAGGAGACATCAGGCTGAAGCAGGAGACATCTGGCTGAAGCAGGAGACATCTGGCTGAAGCAGAAGACATCAGGGTGAAGCAGGAGACATCTGGCTGAAGCAGGAGACATCAGGGTGAAGCAGGAGACATCAGGGTGAAGCAGGAGACATCAGGCTGAAGCAGGAGACATCTGTCTGTGCTGCTTCACCGAGAGGAACGCGAGTGGAGGCAGGAGTCGTTCCTGCGTAATGGGGGCGGACACTTTTGAGGAAACGAAACCTAAGAAATCCGAAAGGAGACACATGTGCCAACACGATTGACGGCTTTTAGAGAGTGAGGACATCATGTCTTTTGTCCTTCTCACGAGACGCTGCGGGTCTCTAACGGAACACATGAAGAAACCGAGAGTTTGAGACAACCGACAAGAGGAAGTTGGAACGTTCCCCGTTTGATTGTAAAACAAACTATAAAGCGCAGCAGGCGCGTGCACGGCGTTACGCGCGCGCACGGCGTTGCGCGGTGATGTAATCCAGTGATTAACACAGCCCGTATTGAGCTGCTGCGGTGAAGACGTGTTCTCATCTCGTCCGCTAGGTGGCAGAATGCAACATGTGCGTTTATGTCATGGAAGAGTTGTTCAAGAATAGAGACGTTTGGTTCATTAATATCGGTGTATTTGTCACACTTCGATCCTAAATATCTAATATAACGTTGGTAAAGGCTGTGGTCTAAAGAAAAGGACTCGTGTGGCTTGTATGGTCTCAGACTCTAGAACTTCTACCATGTTACCGTCTTGTTGCAGTCTTGCTTAAGGGACACACCAGACACACTGACTCTAAACTGTATTTCCCGTCCGCTGAAGGTTGGGGGTTTAAAACTGTGTCCTGTATAAAAACATGTCCCTCAAAAAGGTTAGTTTCCCCACCGCCCTCCTGCAGGCTTCTCCCCAGCAGCTACAGGGAAACTACtgagggaaagatggatggagccaCATTCAGGGACCTTTGAAGAAAATGTAATGCAGTCTGCAAAAGACTTGAACAATTCTTACGCGACACAGGTGTGAAATCATTAAACatgcatttattaaataatacttgcaagtaggagacagaattgacacatacaagtaataaaacatgttaactaTCATTTGACACAATATGTCTCTTTATAAACGGCACAGACTCACTGTCATGTAACGAAACATTATTTACGTTTTCCCAACAGCATGTTAACTTTTTAAAGTTCCCATCTCAAACCACTTGGGAATCTGTCTGTTCACAGACGGTCTCCATCCAGTCTGACTGagcttcagctctttttttcccaaGAAGAACGgacaaacatttccatctccAGATGTGCAGCTGGTGGAGACAAACCCCAAATGACTTGCAGCCGTAATTGCAGCAAAAGGGGGTTCGGCCAAGTATTGACTGATGGGGGTGAATCCATCCAACAGATGTCAACTTTTTGTTCTCATGAATGTCTGTGCCACAATAAAGATCGTTTGCACATTCAAAGCATGTTGTGTTGATCAAATGGGAATTCCAGTTTGTAATGGTACAAAAGGGGCTGAATACTTAATGAATGGCATTAATATAATACATAATGAACACATGTTTACCTGTGATTAAAGGGCATGAATCAGTAACTTaatacaaaaagaagaaaattaagAGAAAACTTCTAAGCACAAAATCAACAGCGAAACAAAAGCTACAGTACAGTAGATCCTGTTACATGTTACAGATTGTACTCCAGAAGGACACACATACAAGCTGTACAACGCCACTGATTCTCTGAGGACCTGTTGTTCATTTCAGCACGACATGGAAGCCGTCAGCGTTTACATCTGCGTACCAGAAAGCCATGCAGTAAAATAACGTTCAATGACACCAATAATCCAGCTACACGGGGGACATAACGAACCGTTACCTCTCATAATGCTGAGGAGGAAGCTGCTTTCCTCCCTGAAGTTCTGCACCATCTGAAACAAACcgatttaaaatgttttcttttaatctctGGCTTCTTCCAACATGCtccaatttcattttttttttttaattccgcaTGCAGCAGAACATTGGTCGTTCCTGCTGCGCCAACCGCCAACCGATTAATCAACTTCATTCCCTATTTAGAGCAGAGACACTCAAATGTGTTTCTACCACCTGTAAAATCCCGTC
The window above is part of the Gasterosteus aculeatus chromosome 16, fGasAcu3.hap1.1, whole genome shotgun sequence genome. Proteins encoded here:
- the LOC120834422 gene encoding sterile alpha motif domain-containing protein 9 isoform X2, coding for MADRDKMKSQEEGLPRDIKDWSKGHVRQWALKLDQVADNVPEILFQQDINGPSLLLLDTNDLQNIGVTLGPAKLLIHARNELVKLINEEPTSSKGLPRGPCKPYPFCRYNDTYRYMESDILDITESGASDLIEPCHEYKAFNSTADEATMTRLTEEVARFAAACMNSRTNGTIHFGIGDKPDFTHGQVLGLVVRDKEAYTMQIHSVNKYFEHRHQKAAQSCIKPPRFVGVLNRNETSSEKCVIEVDIVPDSTMCEENIYHINMDTKKKKKAEAKETPSRQFFVREGGSSRDLLPVEEYNQFVAGKAQRAQLRKEAEEKHLNVIKRSTQGSRLSEMITGGSLSLDKSHFEQYIIVTNKSHQIHFESLGFLVELNPIAVLDFDPESAEDGLQFHFKKLSTVNDHLPAQYKITKGVEDIANKLKLTRITSWVFCNGRIPKEEPSDIDEWLMDKGSSIRDVISFLCRKDVLPNKRFLVIFLLWSTVSEKMDPLVETFSTFYQELKGTEQILCICDNENAFTSWKNLVDARCNINIARKCIHELSFPEVNGTVLSLLSKNRRSSRFLPCGGGSNVLLEKKVERDLNTLEVLCVNQCEGGNEDKIMIEENFYKGGPVSWWNFYFSEQPGSIPFIKRDKFDFIVNTVIPDLCSLGKACVLFNLMHLPGCGGTTLAMHTLWALRDRFRCAVLRDRNADFAEVADQVVKLLMYVHEEQLPQVPVLLMIDDFDDKDKVFDLQQAIDEECAKKNIQSKSAQVILLNCMMSESSEQTEHTEESVFIGNNLSEKEQKLFEEKLVAIEKEHKNADTFYGFMIMKKNFKPEYVQGVARKTLKSFNMNEKHAQLLAVLVLLNVYCKGSSLSISLCEEFLGLQPRPICGTIKVEDSFGKFSTLVASCTVEGKVVFKAVKIIHSSIARHCLQELTTTTYNLTKAEIMDLLLTTDTLYETTQGKDNLLKDVHQILVKRYYSVDESQFSPLIQDIVSESPGLEEVVLKKASKRFEKDAVVSQLLARYYYLKEKDFFEAEAWASRARALSKDSSYFADTSAQVVKHGLKNAIANYKEGPISPEKLEIFLKMAQSATDAFKETQSLAKKESSQRVRSFNTAGCLGEIQVGVLVIEVLANTPVFAFDNVRHDLMSRVLSGDVKLEDVEKSDKRHNKHTQYYKILKQFKDFLYSLKYRMKENFDFLDNFSVNLGSRSGMKDSREQVAQRELFRCFRKYAELFCKMDSAALLRNKAMSSMLKLHEERQYLEKNKADTFSGILNCLSNGIPHDIMERIAKLSHSVCASDRPTVKERINFIYINVVLSCIKPASKLILPYKTLIDLLCQVLREQIPLSENLPLHFIAVVLFWPQHRSAEVLLCNNLGRLISQIRTSYHMVMKEVFNGKRPIVHFILGKKQGYERLVHLGEIRRYVRAGEEDFTLMWENGKIWQEKQVKERLCRLTGQVRDKRILADTCIPGLKLEITPMFQSQLSGHAQETEVSFFIGFSMKGPVALDIK
- the LOC120834422 gene encoding sterile alpha motif domain-containing protein 9 isoform X1 translates to MADRDKMKSFVFQSQEEGLPRDIKDWSKGHVRQWALKLDQVADNVPEILFQQDINGPSLLLLDTNDLQNIGVTLGPAKLLIHARNELVKLINEEPTSSKGLPRGPCKPYPFCRYNDTYRYMESDILDITESGASDLIEPCHEYKAFNSTADEATMTRLTEEVARFAAACMNSRTNGTIHFGIGDKPDFTHGQVLGLVVRDKEAYTMQIHSVNKYFEHRHQKAAQSCIKPPRFVGVLNRNETSSEKCVIEVDIVPDSTMCEENIYHINMDTKKKKKAEAKETPSRQFFVREGGSSRDLLPVEEYNQFVAGKAQRAQLRKEAEEKHLNVIKRSTQGSRLSEMITGGSLSLDKSHFEQYIIVTNKSHQIHFESLGFLVELNPIAVLDFDPESAEDGLQFHFKKLSTVNDHLPAQYKITKGVEDIANKLKLTRITSWVFCNGRIPKEEPSDIDEWLMDKGSSIRDVISFLCRKDVLPNKRFLVIFLLWSTVSEKMDPLVETFSTFYQELKGTEQILCICDNENAFTSWKNLVDARCNINIARKCIHELSFPEVNGTVLSLLSKNRRSSRFLPCGGGSNVLLEKKVERDLNTLEVLCVNQCEGGNEDKIMIEENFYKGGPVSWWNFYFSEQPGSIPFIKRDKFDFIVNTVIPDLCSLGKACVLFNLMHLPGCGGTTLAMHTLWALRDRFRCAVLRDRNADFAEVADQVVKLLMYVHEEQLPQVPVLLMIDDFDDKDKVFDLQQAIDEECAKKNIQSKSAQVILLNCMMSESSEQTEHTEESVFIGNNLSEKEQKLFEEKLVAIEKEHKNADTFYGFMIMKKNFKPEYVQGVARKTLKSFNMNEKHAQLLAVLVLLNVYCKGSSLSISLCEEFLGLQPRPICGTIKVEDSFGKFSTLVASCTVEGKVVFKAVKIIHSSIARHCLQELTTTTYNLTKAEIMDLLLTTDTLYETTQGKDNLLKDVHQILVKRYYSVDESQFSPLIQDIVSESPGLEEVVLKKASKRFEKDAVVSQLLARYYYLKEKDFFEAEAWASRARALSKDSSYFADTSAQVVKHGLKNAIANYKEGPISPEKLEIFLKMAQSATDAFKETQSLAKKESSQRVRSFNTAGCLGEIQVGVLVIEVLANTPVFAFDNVRHDLMSRVLSGDVKLEDVEKSDKRHNKHTQYYKILKQFKDFLYSLKYRMKENFDFLDNFSVNLGSRSGMKDSREQVAQRELFRCFRKYAELFCKMDSAALLRNKAMSSMLKLHEERQYLEKNKADTFSGILNCLSNGIPHDIMERIAKLSHSVCASDRPTVKERINFIYINVVLSCIKPASKLILPYKTLIDLLCQVLREQIPLSENLPLHFIAVVLFWPQHRSAEVLLCNNLGRLISQIRTSYHMVMKEVFNGKRPIVHFILGKKQGYERLVHLGEIRRYVRAGEEDFTLMWENGKIWQEKQVKERLCRLTGQVRDKRILADTCIPGLKLEITPMFQSQLSGHAQETEVSFFIGFSMKGPVALDIK